A window from Luteibacter flocculans encodes these proteins:
- a CDS encoding helix-turn-helix transcriptional regulator gives MDRYERILTLHRLLKSAHYPVPLSRLMDELECSRATLYRDVAFLRDALGAPVQSVAGEQASFRYESGEGDSFELPGLWLTSDELAALMALNELIGRSDPGVLAGALAPFKARIERLLSDHGSGKALPVDRIRVISWGARRMDQQVFRIVAGAVLERRQVSFRYRARTTNSDTKRTVSPQRLTHYRDNWYLDVWDHDREALRSFAVDRIAEPQALDAKARDVEEAELNDLLASSYGIFAGKPKAWATIRFSSHAARWVADEHWHSQQKGEWLSDGRYELKVPYSNSRELLMDVLKYGPDAEIVSPLPLREEMKILLQLALSGYQANGHHH, from the coding sequence ATGGACCGCTACGAGCGCATTCTCACGCTGCACCGACTTTTGAAGTCCGCGCACTATCCAGTGCCGCTGTCGCGGCTCATGGACGAACTGGAATGCTCGCGCGCCACGCTCTACCGCGACGTGGCCTTCCTGCGCGATGCGCTCGGCGCCCCGGTGCAGAGCGTGGCCGGCGAGCAGGCGTCATTCCGCTACGAATCGGGCGAGGGCGACAGTTTCGAACTGCCTGGCCTATGGCTGACCAGCGACGAGCTGGCCGCACTGATGGCGCTCAACGAACTGATCGGCCGCTCCGATCCCGGCGTGCTCGCGGGCGCGCTGGCGCCGTTCAAGGCGCGCATTGAACGGCTGCTCTCCGACCACGGGAGCGGCAAGGCGCTGCCGGTGGATCGCATCCGCGTGATCTCCTGGGGCGCCCGCCGGATGGACCAGCAGGTGTTCCGCATTGTGGCCGGTGCCGTGCTCGAACGGCGTCAGGTCAGCTTCCGTTACCGAGCCCGCACCACCAATTCCGATACCAAGCGCACTGTGTCTCCGCAGCGGCTGACGCATTACCGCGACAACTGGTATCTGGACGTCTGGGACCATGACCGCGAAGCATTGCGCAGCTTCGCTGTGGACCGTATCGCCGAGCCGCAGGCGCTCGACGCCAAGGCGCGCGACGTGGAAGAGGCCGAACTCAACGACCTGCTGGCATCCAGCTACGGCATCTTTGCCGGCAAGCCGAAGGCATGGGCGACGATCCGCTTTTCGTCGCATGCCGCGCGCTGGGTCGCCGACGAGCACTGGCATTCGCAGCAGAAAGGCGAGTGGTTGTCCGATGGCCGCTACGAATTGAAGGTGCCTTATTCCAATTCGCGCGAATTGCTCATGGACGTGCTCAAGTACGGGCCGGATGCGGAGATCGTGTCGCCGCTGCCTCTGCGCGAGGAAATGAAGATCCTGCTGCAACTGGCACTGTCTGGATACCAGGCGAACGGCCACCATCATTGA
- a CDS encoding DUF481 domain-containing protein, whose translation MKRLLIATLVLAALPFTAAAQDANANANGNTDGNANAAQNGGWTGSGEFGFASARGNSRSENANAKLGLSQENEVWKNNFYLNGLRSKGEVSVTDADGNTVDKFSTTANRYDTGASVGYKFDPRSYIVTAARYEHDDFGANLWQGIVSVGYGYIALKNERAELSFEIGPGFKRYQPATTTRAVLNPDGTPATDAEGNALSQRYTPDAESEVVGRGLINAKYRLTDNTALEDTLLVEAGSKNQYYQNDIGLSVSMTKKMALKVGYQIRYNSDTQPGTKSTDKLTTTNLVYNF comes from the coding sequence ATGAAACGACTTCTTATCGCCACGCTCGTCCTTGCCGCCCTGCCGTTCACGGCGGCGGCCCAGGACGCCAACGCCAACGCCAACGGCAATACCGACGGCAACGCCAATGCGGCCCAGAATGGCGGCTGGACAGGCTCCGGTGAATTCGGTTTTGCCTCGGCCCGCGGCAACTCCCGTTCCGAGAACGCCAACGCCAAGCTTGGCCTCAGCCAGGAAAACGAGGTGTGGAAGAACAACTTCTACCTCAATGGCCTGCGTTCGAAGGGCGAGGTATCGGTCACCGATGCCGACGGCAATACGGTGGACAAGTTCAGCACCACGGCCAACCGCTACGATACGGGCGCCTCGGTCGGCTACAAGTTCGATCCGCGCAGTTACATCGTTACGGCCGCCCGTTATGAGCACGACGACTTCGGCGCCAACCTGTGGCAGGGCATCGTGTCGGTCGGTTACGGCTATATCGCGCTGAAGAACGAGCGCGCGGAGCTGTCGTTCGAAATCGGTCCCGGTTTCAAGCGCTACCAGCCGGCAACGACCACGCGCGCCGTATTGAATCCCGATGGCACGCCTGCGACCGATGCCGAGGGTAATGCGCTCAGCCAGCGCTACACGCCGGATGCCGAGAGCGAAGTGGTCGGCCGTGGCCTGATCAACGCGAAGTATCGCCTCACCGACAACACCGCACTGGAAGACACGCTGCTGGTGGAAGCGGGCTCGAAGAACCAGTACTACCAGAACGACATCGGTCTCTCGGTCAGCATGACGAAGAAGATGGCGCTCAAGGTCGGCTACCAGATCCGCTACAACAGCGACACGCAGCCGGGCACCAAGAGCACCGACAAGCTCACCACGACCAACCTCGTCTACAACTTCTAA
- the hemC gene encoding hydroxymethylbilane synthase, with product MTAPLRIATRKSALALWQAEHVASLLRQAHPGLQVELVPLSTRGDEILDRSLATIGGKGLFLKELEIAMLEDRADIAVHSLKDVPAELEPGFVLSAILPRADAADAFISNDYAALTDLPNGARVGTSSLRRQAQLRALRPDLQLLDLRGNVNTRLAKLDEGHYDAIILACAGVERLGLGGRIRARLASPDWLPAPGQGAIAVESRATDARINAYVAALIDEETRIAVEAERAMNEKLGGSCAVAIGAWCVVAEHGLTLHGMVGNAASGELLRAQADSRGDTPVSLGHEVAAMLLAQGAETFLTPQR from the coding sequence ATGACCGCACCGCTTCGCATCGCCACCCGCAAGAGTGCGCTGGCTCTCTGGCAGGCCGAACACGTGGCCAGCCTGCTGCGCCAGGCGCATCCGGGCCTGCAGGTGGAACTCGTGCCGCTGTCGACGCGTGGCGACGAGATCCTCGACCGGTCGCTCGCCACCATCGGCGGCAAGGGCCTTTTCCTCAAGGAACTGGAGATCGCGATGCTGGAGGACCGCGCCGACATCGCCGTGCATTCGCTCAAGGACGTGCCAGCCGAACTGGAACCGGGATTCGTGCTTTCGGCGATCCTGCCGCGCGCCGACGCCGCAGACGCCTTCATCAGCAACGACTACGCCGCACTGACCGACCTGCCGAACGGCGCACGCGTCGGCACATCGTCGCTGCGCCGCCAGGCACAGCTGCGCGCGCTGCGCCCCGACCTGCAGCTTCTCGACCTGCGCGGCAATGTGAACACGCGCCTGGCGAAGCTGGACGAGGGGCATTACGACGCGATCATCCTCGCCTGCGCCGGCGTCGAACGCCTTGGGCTCGGCGGACGCATCCGGGCTCGACTCGCCAGCCCGGACTGGCTCCCGGCACCCGGGCAGGGCGCCATCGCCGTGGAATCGCGCGCGACTGACGCCCGCATCAACGCCTACGTGGCCGCACTGATCGACGAGGAAACCCGGATCGCCGTCGAGGCGGAGCGGGCCATGAATGAAAAGCTCGGGGGAAGCTGCGCGGTCGCCATCGGCGCATGGTGCGTCGTTGCCGAGCATGGCCTCACGCTGCACGGTATGGTCGGTAATGCGGCAAGCGGCGAGTTGCTGCGCGCACAGGCCGACAGCCGCGGCGATACGCCGGTGTCGCTCGGCCACGAAGTCGCGGCAATGTTGCTGGCGCAGGGCGCCGAGACCTTCCTCACGCCGCAGCGGTAG
- a CDS encoding LytR/AlgR family response regulator transcription factor — protein MRVLIADDEPLARVRLRGLLARRTDVTVVGEVADGDAVLEACATWKPDLVLLDVEMPGLSGTATARRLAALPSPPQVVFCTAYEQHALSAFDLGATDYLLKPVRAERLDEAIDRVAARQPPARVERGAWLRARSGANEVRVPLSDVFYLLADEKYVAVQHAGGTWLIDESLRQLETAHGERLVRLHRNCLVPRERLLGLTTLPDGRVLARLAGTDFAPEVSRRNLPAVRQRLRAPDA, from the coding sequence ATGCGCGTCCTGATCGCCGATGACGAACCGCTGGCGAGAGTGCGCCTGCGTGGCTTGCTCGCGCGCCGCACCGACGTGACCGTGGTGGGCGAAGTGGCCGATGGCGACGCGGTGCTGGAGGCCTGCGCCACCTGGAAACCCGATCTCGTGCTCCTGGACGTGGAGATGCCCGGCCTTTCCGGCACCGCGACCGCACGCCGCCTCGCCGCCTTGCCGTCGCCGCCACAGGTCGTGTTCTGCACCGCCTACGAGCAGCACGCGCTCAGCGCCTTCGATCTCGGCGCGACCGACTACCTGCTGAAACCGGTACGCGCGGAACGCCTCGACGAAGCCATCGATCGTGTCGCCGCGCGGCAGCCACCAGCGCGTGTGGAGCGTGGCGCGTGGTTGCGTGCCCGCAGCGGCGCGAACGAGGTCCGCGTGCCATTGAGCGATGTGTTCTATCTGCTGGCGGACGAGAAGTACGTTGCCGTGCAGCACGCGGGGGGCACGTGGCTGATCGACGAGTCCCTGCGTCAATTGGAGACCGCGCACGGCGAGCGCCTGGTCCGCCTGCACCGGAACTGCCTCGTTCCGCGGGAGCGTCTGTTGGGGCTTACCACCTTGCCCGACGGTCGCGTGCTGGCCCGCCTTGCTGGCACCGACTTCGCTCCCGAGGTCAGCCGACGCAATCTGCCGGCGGTTCGCCAGCGGCTCCGCGCACCCGACGCCTGA
- a CDS encoding sensor histidine kinase — protein sequence MSSPAPRTPRPPSAPLPDFCSLPVLFALLLVGALTVTLMWLAPGNDGDLRDYSIAVLFTSWLSVLLTVALCKLRPWMQRLPSLWPYAAVWLLLVTTVGASAALLGWIDHNLGAGLSPVSHFGFVRDSMVATGLLGAGLLRYFYVVAQWQVRVAAAAQAQVAALQARIRPHFLFNSMNAVAALIRVDPDAAERTVENLAELFRAALGSDLAALSTLGEEWALVDRYLDIEALRLGDRLRVQRDIDVPADLPLPHLLLQPLVENAIRHGIQPLREGGTIRLGGTRVPGGVEIVIDNPLADAPAVPGNGHGLRNVRERVRFHFGERASVRAEASDGRFVVTMFLPEAAHARPDRR from the coding sequence ATGTCCAGCCCCGCGCCCCGTACCCCCCGGCCACCGTCGGCACCGCTGCCCGATTTCTGCAGCCTGCCGGTGCTGTTCGCATTGCTGCTGGTAGGTGCACTGACGGTCACGCTGATGTGGCTTGCGCCGGGCAATGACGGCGACCTGCGCGACTACAGCATCGCCGTGTTGTTCACGAGCTGGCTGTCGGTGCTGCTCACCGTGGCACTGTGCAAGCTGCGGCCGTGGATGCAGCGTCTGCCATCGCTCTGGCCCTATGCCGCCGTCTGGCTGCTGCTGGTGACGACCGTGGGCGCCAGCGCCGCGCTTCTTGGCTGGATCGACCACAACCTGGGTGCCGGGCTCAGCCCGGTATCGCATTTTGGTTTCGTGCGCGACAGCATGGTCGCGACGGGTCTGCTTGGTGCAGGCCTGCTGCGCTACTTCTATGTGGTGGCGCAGTGGCAGGTACGCGTCGCCGCCGCCGCGCAGGCCCAGGTCGCGGCCTTGCAGGCGCGCATCCGGCCGCACTTCCTGTTCAACAGCATGAACGCCGTCGCGGCACTCATTCGCGTGGACCCCGACGCCGCCGAGCGCACCGTCGAAAACCTCGCCGAACTGTTCCGCGCAGCACTCGGCAGCGACCTCGCCGCGCTGAGTACGCTCGGTGAGGAATGGGCGCTGGTGGATCGCTATCTGGACATCGAGGCCTTGCGCCTCGGCGATCGTTTGCGCGTGCAACGCGATATCGACGTCCCGGCGGATCTTCCGCTGCCACACCTGTTGCTGCAGCCGCTGGTGGAGAACGCCATCCGCCATGGCATACAGCCCCTTCGCGAAGGTGGCACGATCCGGCTCGGCGGCACGCGTGTGCCGGGCGGCGTGGAGATCGTGATCGACAATCCGCTGGCCGACGCGCCCGCCGTGCCAGGCAACGGCCATGGCCTGCGCAACGTGCGCGAGCGCGTGCGCTTTCACTTCGGCGAGCGGGCGTCGGTGCGGGCGGAAGCCAGCGACGGGCGCTTCGTCGTGACCATGTTCCTTCCGGAGGCTGCGCATGCGCGTCCTGATCGCCGATGA
- a CDS encoding alpha/beta hydrolase, with translation MPLPTVEHETHADPTWSVIWLHGLGASGDDFVPIVPELVDPSWPGIRFVFPHAPVRPVTVNNGMPMRAWYDIKSLGIADRQDAEGIHASVADVEALIAREVERGIPASHIVLAGFSQGGAMTLAAGLRHRETLGGLLVLSAYLPLHETIEAERHGANHATPIFWGHGSVDPIVPMALGERSRQLLEALGHRIEWHSYPMGHQVNMTEIQDIRHWLTERFATV, from the coding sequence ATGCCGTTGCCCACCGTCGAACACGAGACCCACGCCGATCCGACCTGGTCGGTGATCTGGTTGCACGGCCTCGGCGCCAGCGGCGACGACTTCGTGCCGATCGTGCCCGAGCTGGTGGACCCGTCCTGGCCCGGCATTCGCTTCGTCTTTCCGCACGCGCCGGTGCGGCCCGTCACGGTCAACAACGGCATGCCGATGCGGGCCTGGTACGACATCAAAAGCCTCGGCATCGCCGATCGACAGGACGCCGAAGGCATCCACGCCTCGGTGGCCGACGTGGAAGCATTGATTGCGCGCGAGGTCGAACGCGGCATTCCGGCATCGCACATCGTGCTGGCAGGCTTCTCGCAGGGGGGCGCCATGACGCTGGCCGCGGGGCTGCGGCATCGCGAGACCTTGGGCGGACTGCTCGTGCTCTCGGCGTACCTGCCGCTGCACGAGACCATCGAGGCGGAACGGCACGGTGCCAACCACGCCACGCCGATCTTCTGGGGCCACGGCAGCGTCGACCCGATCGTCCCCATGGCGCTAGGCGAACGGTCGCGGCAGCTCCTGGAAGCGCTGGGGCATCGCATCGAGTGGCATAGCTATCCGATGGGTCACCAGGTGAACATGACGGAGATCCAAGACATCCGACATTGGCTGACGGAGCGTTTCGCGACGGTGTGA
- a CDS encoding glutathionylspermidine synthase family protein, whose amino-acid sequence MRRERIEPRADWQARVEAIGFGFHTLDGQPYWREDACYVFDEHAIDTLEAATAELHGLCMEAVDRIVRAGRYEDLGLGDAAARLAERSWFDRDPALYGRMDLSFDGRSPPKLLEYNADTPTSLFEASVVQWYWLEDVAPDADQFNAIHEALIERWRVVGGGARMHFAACYDSPEDGTTTDYLLDTCAQAGLDVQALDIEEIGWSGKAFIDLADRPIDRLFKLYPWEWLMSEPFAAHIPASGTRWLEPPWKMLLSNKAILPLLWEFFPGHPNLLPASRTRDAIAGAAVVKPYWGREGEGIAVLTPGERGHGKPCHIYQAFAPLPVFDGRHALVGSWVVGDTPVGIGMREDGDLITRNTSCFVPHLFR is encoded by the coding sequence ATGCGTCGCGAACGCATCGAACCTCGAGCGGACTGGCAAGCCCGCGTCGAGGCGATCGGGTTCGGCTTCCACACCCTGGATGGTCAGCCGTACTGGCGCGAAGACGCCTGCTATGTGTTCGACGAACATGCCATCGACACGCTCGAAGCGGCCACGGCGGAACTGCACGGCCTGTGCATGGAGGCGGTGGATCGCATCGTCCGTGCGGGACGCTACGAGGATCTCGGTCTCGGCGACGCCGCCGCGCGTCTCGCCGAGCGCAGTTGGTTCGATCGCGATCCGGCGCTGTACGGTCGGATGGATCTGTCGTTCGACGGACGCTCGCCACCGAAGCTGCTCGAATACAACGCCGATACGCCGACCTCGCTGTTCGAAGCATCGGTCGTGCAGTGGTACTGGCTGGAAGACGTGGCCCCGGATGCCGATCAGTTCAATGCGATCCACGAAGCACTGATCGAGCGCTGGCGCGTCGTGGGCGGCGGCGCGCGCATGCACTTCGCCGCGTGCTACGACAGCCCCGAGGACGGCACGACCACGGATTACCTGCTCGACACCTGCGCGCAGGCGGGTCTGGATGTGCAGGCGCTGGACATCGAAGAGATCGGCTGGTCGGGCAAGGCATTCATCGACCTGGCCGATCGTCCGATCGATCGTCTGTTCAAGCTGTATCCGTGGGAATGGCTGATGAGCGAGCCGTTCGCCGCGCATATCCCGGCAAGTGGCACGCGCTGGCTCGAGCCGCCCTGGAAGATGCTGTTATCGAACAAGGCGATCCTGCCCTTGCTCTGGGAGTTTTTCCCCGGGCATCCGAACCTTCTGCCCGCCAGCCGTACACGCGATGCCATCGCGGGCGCCGCCGTGGTGAAACCGTATTGGGGCCGCGAAGGCGAGGGCATCGCTGTGCTGACCCCTGGCGAGCGAGGACACGGCAAGCCGTGTCATATCTACCAGGCATTCGCGCCGCTGCCGGTGTTCGATGGCAGGCATGCGCTGGTAGGTTCCTGGGTCGTCGGCGATACGCCGGTCGGCATCGGCATGCGCGAGGACGGCGACCTGATCACGCGCAACACGAGTTGCTTCGTGCCTCATCTGTTTCGCTGA
- a CDS encoding DUF350 domain-containing protein: MIVSDLFTLPAFVAYLALGAVYFVAFLVTYIWITPQREMALIRDGNLSAAISLGGAAIGFVQPLASAIAHSVNLLDLALWGLVAWVVQLLTHFVLRVIVRDLRAKIEQDVRSVALFVAVVAACIGAINAAAMTY, translated from the coding sequence GTGATCGTATCGGACCTGTTCACCCTGCCCGCCTTCGTGGCCTATCTGGCCCTGGGCGCGGTGTATTTCGTGGCCTTCCTGGTCACCTATATCTGGATCACGCCGCAACGCGAGATGGCGCTGATCCGCGACGGCAACCTGTCGGCGGCAATCAGCCTCGGCGGTGCCGCCATCGGCTTCGTCCAACCCCTTGCCAGCGCTATTGCACACAGCGTCAACCTGCTCGATCTGGCGCTATGGGGACTGGTGGCGTGGGTGGTGCAGCTGCTCACGCATTTCGTGCTCCGCGTGATCGTGCGCGACCTGCGCGCCAAGATCGAACAGGACGTGCGCTCGGTGGCGCTCTTCGTCGCGGTCGTGGCCGCCTGCATCGGCGCGATCAACGCCGCTGCGATGACCTACTGA
- the bla gene encoding subclass B3 metallo-beta-lactamase — MRRLVFALAICTALPVLADDNAAWTEPVAPHAIYGNSYYVGTKGLSSILITSPQGHVLIDGTLPENAALIEANIRKLGFRVEDIKLILNTHAHSDHAGGIAQLAKDSGATVRATAAGAREMRLGGADPTDPQYVRGGPRYPSVNAVGDIVDGTVVRVGPLALTAHITPGHTPGGTAWTWQACEGSSCKTIAFVDSLYAFTAGSYRYSDHPAYVAEFRQTLARVTTLPCDTLITPHPEQGEGETCASYAAAARERLDEVLAKEAKQAKTSSAHP; from the coding sequence ATGCGCCGACTCGTCTTCGCTCTTGCCATCTGCACCGCCCTGCCCGTCCTCGCCGACGACAACGCCGCATGGACCGAGCCGGTGGCGCCCCATGCGATCTACGGCAACAGCTACTACGTGGGCACCAAGGGGTTGTCCTCGATCCTCATCACCTCGCCGCAAGGCCACGTGCTGATCGACGGGACGCTCCCCGAAAACGCCGCGCTCATCGAGGCCAATATCCGAAAGCTCGGATTTCGCGTCGAGGACATCAAGCTCATCCTCAACACGCATGCGCACTCCGACCATGCCGGTGGCATCGCGCAACTGGCGAAGGACAGCGGTGCGACCGTGCGTGCCACTGCGGCGGGCGCACGCGAGATGCGACTGGGAGGCGCCGATCCCACCGATCCGCAATACGTCCGCGGCGGGCCACGGTATCCCTCGGTCAACGCCGTGGGCGACATCGTGGACGGCACGGTGGTCAGGGTGGGACCGCTGGCACTGACTGCGCACATCACGCCCGGCCATACACCGGGCGGCACGGCCTGGACGTGGCAGGCGTGCGAGGGGTCGTCCTGCAAGACCATCGCGTTCGTCGACAGCCTGTACGCTTTCACGGCCGGCAGCTACCGGTATAGCGATCACCCTGCGTATGTGGCCGAGTTCCGGCAGACCCTCGCGCGTGTGACGACGCTGCCTTGCGACACGCTGATCACACCGCACCCCGAGCAAGGCGAGGGAGAAACCTGCGCCAGCTACGCCGCGGCTGCTCGCGAACGGCTGGACGAGGTACTGGCGAAGGAAGCCAAGCAAGCCAAAACCAGCTCGGCTCACCCGTAG
- a CDS encoding PepSY-associated TM helix domain-containing protein: protein MTTRPRRFRHALKVLHLWLGLSLGVLLALVTLSGSVLLFEDPLFAVGHPELTSRPLPDLATQGRSLQAILASPEGKGLRGLSFPDEELPVWEAQQRGGDRVYFDATDGTRLLQRAKSSDGLLLLMDWHTHLLSGEVGETVLGFVACAGLFMLFSGVWLYWPGRQRALRHLKPHTQPPVLRWASLHRFVGVVALPLLVVMIGTGTTMAYRGAVRTGLSAAFGERAPARPPKTPPSHESIDWPAVLAAAQAAAPDAQLTRVMLPSKDNGTLTLRIRRPGEWNPAGRSSLWMDPVAVKVLGGDDATTLGPGGRLANALFPIHSAAVGGTTWRVLACLTGMLPMFLLVTGFLFWRARQRRR from the coding sequence ATGACGACTCGACCGCGCCGCTTCCGCCATGCACTGAAAGTCCTGCACCTGTGGCTCGGGCTCAGCCTGGGCGTGTTGCTGGCGCTGGTCACGCTCTCGGGCAGCGTGCTGCTGTTCGAAGATCCTTTGTTCGCGGTGGGCCATCCCGAACTGACATCGCGGCCGTTGCCCGATCTCGCCACGCAGGGGCGCTCGCTGCAGGCGATCCTGGCATCTCCTGAGGGCAAGGGGCTGCGGGGTCTCAGCTTCCCGGACGAGGAATTGCCGGTGTGGGAAGCACAGCAGCGCGGCGGCGATCGCGTCTATTTCGACGCAACGGACGGCACGCGGTTGTTGCAGCGGGCCAAATCCAGCGATGGGCTGCTGCTTCTGATGGACTGGCATACGCACCTACTGAGCGGCGAGGTGGGCGAGACGGTGCTCGGCTTCGTGGCCTGCGCCGGACTGTTCATGCTCTTCTCCGGCGTGTGGCTCTATTGGCCGGGGCGGCAACGCGCGCTCCGGCACCTGAAACCGCACACGCAGCCGCCCGTGTTGCGCTGGGCCAGCCTGCATCGTTTCGTCGGCGTGGTGGCCCTGCCCCTGCTCGTGGTGATGATCGGCACCGGCACGACCATGGCCTACCGCGGCGCCGTGCGCACCGGGCTTTCTGCGGCGTTCGGCGAACGTGCGCCAGCGCGTCCGCCCAAGACGCCCCCGTCGCACGAGTCCATCGACTGGCCGGCCGTGCTGGCTGCCGCACAGGCCGCCGCACCCGATGCCCAGCTCACGCGGGTGATGCTGCCCTCGAAGGACAACGGCACCCTCACGCTCCGCATCCGTCGGCCCGGCGAGTGGAATCCCGCGGGTCGCAGCTCACTCTGGATGGATCCGGTGGCCGTGAAGGTGCTCGGTGGCGACGATGCGACGACGCTGGGTCCCGGCGGCCGGCTTGCCAATGCGCTGTTCCCGATCCACTCCGCCGCCGTTGGCGGCACGACGTGGCGTGTACTGGCCTGCCTCACCGGCATGCTGCCGATGTTCCTGCTGGTTACGGGGTTTCTCTTCTGGCGAGCACGCCAGCGGCGCCGCTGA